The genomic DNA ACCAGTTCCGTCACGCGCATGCCGGTGGCGTACAGCAGTTCCATCAGGCAGGTATTCTTGACCGCATCGACGGTGCAGTCGCGGGCGGCCTGCAACAGGCGCGCGACCTCGTCGATGGTCAGCGTCTTGGGCAGGGATTTCGACTTGCCCGGCCCCTTGATGCGGATCGCGGGATTGTCCGGGCGCCAGCCTTCCTCGAAGGCAAAGCGGTACAGCTGGCGGATCGACGACAGGCGTCGCGCGCGGGTGGCGCGCGCCAGCCCCTGTGCGTCGCAGTCGATCAGATAGCCTTCGACATCATCCTGTGTCGCGGTGGCAAAGTGCAGGCCCCGGTCCGCCAGCCATGTGGCCACGTCGTTCAGGTCGCGGGCATAGGCCAGCTGCGTGTTGCGGGCGGCGTCCAGCTCGGCAGCCTGTGCGGCGACGAAGGTCTGGATCCAGCGCGCCATGCCATCGGGGCCGCCGGCCGTCATGTGGCGCGGTCCAGCAGCAGCAGTTGCAGCGTCGCCCGCCGCGCCGTGTCGTCCAGACCCGCGCGGCGCAGCACCAGCAGGGCGTCTGTCACCGACCGGGCATCCCCCGCGACGCCCGCGTCAAAGACCGGCAGGACGCGCAACAGCGCCTCGCCCAGCTTCTTGTCCTTCAGCAGGTCGACAAAAACCTCTGGCGGGATTTTCTGGGCAAAGCCCGCGACGATCGCCTCGTCCATCGCGGTCTGGGGCATCATATCCGTAAAGTCCCCGGTCGCCACGGCCTTCAGCATCGGGTCCAGCGTCGTGGCGCGGGCCGCGACACCGGCATAATCATCCGATAGCAGGCCAAGCGTGGTGGCGATGGCGGCGGCCGGGCCGGTCAGGTCAAGCCGCGCAAGGGGTGCTGCATAAAGGCTGGCAAAAGCCACCTCGGCCCGGATCGACTGCATCGCCGCCCAGGCGTCAGGCAGGGTCTGCGCCACGGCATCCGGGTCAGCCGCGTTCACGGCGGCATTCAGGCGCTGAAACGCATCGACGCGGTCCCAGACACCACCGGATGCCGCAGGTGTCACCCGTGACATGACCTGTGCGAGGTTCTGCGCCGACAGCGCGCCGTGCAGCGACAGACGCTCTGCCGCGTCCAGCCGCGCCTTTTCGCCCACCGTGTCGCGCAGGTCGGCATTGGCAAAGGCCAGCGGCAGCGGCCCCGTCGACATGCCCTCGCCGATCGCCTCGCGCATCCGAAAGATCAGCGGGCTCAATCGTTCCGGCGGCGGTAAAGGGGCGGCGGGATCGACCAGGTCCGCATCAAGGAACCGCGACAGCAGGGCGTCGTCCTCCTCGGACACGTCGCCCAACGCGCGGTGCGTGTTCAGCGTCAGCGCCGCGGCCATCCAGTCGCCGCCGCGTGCAAGGCAGAAGATCCGCGCAGGATAGGTCGGTGCCAGACCGGGGGCGGAGCGCATGGTGTCGCAGGGCGCATCCTCCGACCCGGTCAGCAACGCGATGTCGAACCAGCGGCGAAAAAGGTCGGGATCCGTCGGATCGGCAGCGCGGGTCAGCGCCAGCGCCTCGGTCAGGTTGCCGAGGTCCAGAAGCTTGTCGATGCGCGCCAGCAGCAGGGCGTGACCCCGGCCTGCCGGCGCCTCGGCCTGCGCCAGCAGAAGCGTCAGCAGCAGGTCATGCAGTGCAGGCAGGCCCGGTTCGCCGACCGCCTGGATCAGGGTGGTCAGCGTCGCCGTGTCGCTGGCGGACCACAGGGTCGGCGGCAGCCCGGTCAGGGACTGGGGCAGGGTGCCGATGGCCACGGTCGTCACGTCGTCCAGCGGGGTCACGGTGATCTGCGGCGTGCCGGCGCCCGTTGCGACGGGCGCTTCCGGCAGACGGGGCCGGGAGACGGCCCTCGGTGCTGTCACCGGCTCCTCGACCGAACGCGACAGCCAGTCGATCGCCGACAGGGGCCGGTTGTTTGGCCCCAGAGTCGATTGTGCCGCGACCGGGGTCGCGAAGGCGAATGCAAGAACGGGCAGCCAGCGCCGCACCACCGCTATTCCGTGCCCAACTTGACGGGTTGGGTGACCGCATGGGTGGGCGGCGCGAAATCGCCGGGAAAGAACAACGGCCCGGCATAGGCGTAGGCGATCAGTGCCAGCGCCGCCAGAACCGCCAGAAAAAAGAGTGCCTTGATCAGTCGCCACATGAATTCGCGTCCCGTCTTGTGCCTGTCGCCCGGTCAACCGCCGGATCTGCCGTGTTTATATATGGCCTTTTCGGCAAGATCACGCCATTCAGGGTGACAATTCGAAACTCGGCGGCGCGCGGCCTGTGCCGGGCTGAAAATCAGGGGACGGATGTGACGGTGACGACCACCGACCAGAGTCAGACGGGCCTTGCCCTGCGCCGTACGGTGGTGCTGGTGGGGATGATGGGATCGGGCAAGACCGCGATCGGTCGTGCCCTGTCGCAGCGTCTGGCCGTGCCCTTTCTGGACAGCGATGCCGAGATCGAGACCGCCGCAAATGCCTCTATCGCTGAAATTTTCGCCCGTGACGGCGAGCCGTTCTTCCG from Loktanella sp. M215 includes the following:
- a CDS encoding site-specific tyrosine recombinase XerD, which gives rise to MTAGGPDGMARWIQTFVAAQAAELDAARNTQLAYARDLNDVATWLADRGLHFATATQDDVEGYLIDCDAQGLARATRARRLSSIRQLYRFAFEEGWRPDNPAIRIKGPGKSKSLPKTLTIDEVARLLQAARDCTVDAVKNTCLMELLYATGMRVTELVSLPVSAARGDPRMLLVRGKGGKERLVPLSPPARAAVTAWLADWDAQQDQRRADGKPVSKYLFPTRGKTGHMTRQRFFFLIKELATAAGVPPDDVTPHTMRHAFATHLLAGGADLRAIQIMLGHADVATTEIYTHVLDEALTELVMTHHPLARKPGVS